One stretch of Candidatus Falkowbacteria bacterium DNA includes these proteins:
- the rpmF gene encoding 50S ribosomal protein L32 — protein sequence MSVPKHRKTHSKTRMGRSHDALKVAQPALCPECKAPIKAHRACPACGHYKGKQVLRNKADVKIKRDAKRKKQEQKDKDKMAKLKNK from the coding sequence ATGTCAGTACCAAAACACAGAAAAACTCATTCCAAAACTCGCATGGGCAGATCCCATGACGCTCTTAAAGTTGCCCAACCTGCACTTTGTCCGGAATGTAAAGCTCCAATAAAAGCTCATCGAGCTTGTCCTGCCTGTGGCCACTATAAAGGTAAGCAAGTTTTACGTAACAAGGCCGATGTAAAAATAAAACGTGACGCTAAACGCAAGAAGCAAGAACAAAAGGACAAAGATAAAATGGCAAAACTTAAAAACAAATAA